Below is a genomic region from Rhizobium sp. 9140.
TAACGCCCTCTACTGGGCCGAGAAATTCCACCTCGACGGGCTGCGCGTCGATGCGGTCGCGTCCATGCTCTACCTCGACTATTCCCGCAAGCACGGCGAATGGGTTCCGAACGAATATGGCGGCAACGAGAACCTCGATGCGGTGCGCTTCCTGCAGACGATGAACAAGGAGGTCTACGGCAGCCACCCCGGCATCCTGACCATTGCGGAGGAGAGCACCTCCTGGCCGGGCGTCTCTGCGCCCGTTCACACCGGGGGCCTGGGTTTTGGGTTCAAGTGGAACATGGGCTTCATGCACGACACGCTGCAATATCTTGCACGTGACGCGATCCATCGGAAGCATCACCATAACGACCTGACCTTCGGCCTCGTCTACGCCTTCAGCGAGAATTTCGTACTGCCGCTCTCCCATGACGAAGTGGTGCACGGCAAGGGATCGCTCGTGGCGAAGATGCCCGGCGACGACTGGCAGAAATTCGCCAATCTTCGGGCCTATTACGGCTTCATGTGGGGATATCCCGGCAAGAAGCTGCTATTCATGGGTCAGGAGTTCGCTCAGTGGGCGGAATGGTCGGAGGAGCGCGGGCTCGACTGGAACCTGCTCGAATATCCCCTGCATCAGGGCATGCGCCGCCTGATCCGCGACCTGAACGGCACCTACCGCAACAAGCAGGCGCTGCATGCACGCGACTGCGAGGGCGAAGGTTTCGAGTGGCTGATCGCCGACGACAGCGACAATTCGGTCTTTGCTTGGCTGCGCAAGGCGCCGGGTCAGAAGGCTGTCGCCGTCATCTCGAACTTCACCCCCGTCTACCGCGAGGTCTACTCGATCCCGCTGCCGAGTGAAGGCCGCTGGCGCGAGATCGTCAATACCGATGCCGAGATCTACGGCGGCAGCGGCAAGGGCAATGGCGGCGTGGTTCATGCCGTGCGCACCGCATCTGGCGAGATCCGGGCGAACCTCACATTGCCCCCGCTCGCCACGCTGATGCTGGAGCAGGACTGAAAACCGACGAGGCCGGGCATCCGGCCGAGACGAAAGCATAATAATGCCGGTCGGCCCGTTTGAGAGGGCGGGCAGACCGGCCAAGAGACCGCAAAATCGGGAGGATATCATGGAAAAACGCATACAGCCGCTGGCACGCGATGCCATGGCTTACGTTCTGGCCGGTGGCCGCGGAAGCCGTCTGAAGGAACTGACGGACCGTCGCGCCAAGCCCGCCGTCTACTTCGGTGGCAAGGCGCGCATCATCGATTTCGCGCTGTCGAACGCGATGAACTCGGGTATCCGCCGCATCGGCGTCGCGACGCAGTACAAGGCGCATTCGCTGATCCGCCACCTGCAAAACGGCTGGAACTTCTTCAGGCCCGAGCGAAACGAAAGCTTCGACATCCTGCCCGCCTCCCAGCGCGTCTCGGAAACACAGTGGTACGAGGGCACGGCCGATGCCGTCTACCAGAACATCGACATCATCGAGGACCACGGCGTCGAGTATATGGTCATCCTGGCGGGCGACCATATCTACAAGATGGACTACGAGCTGATGCTTCAGCAGCACGTGGACAGTGGCGCCGACGTCACCATCGGCTGCCTGGAAGTGCCGCGCATGGAAGCGACCGGCTTTGGCGTCATGCATGTGGACGATAAGGACCGTATCATCGCCTTCGTCGAGAAGCCGTCCGACCCGCCGGGCATCCCCGGCAATCCGGAGATGGCGCTGGCGTCCATGGGCATCTACGTGTTCCACACGAAATTCCTGATGGACATCCTGCGCCGCGATGCGGCCGATCCGACCTCCAGCCGCGACTTCGGCAAGGACATCATTCCCTACATCGTGCAGCACGGCAAGGCGATCGCCCACCGCTTCAACGAGTCCTGCGTACGCTCGGATTTCGAGCGTGAGGCCTATTGGCGCGACGTCGGCACGATCGATGCCTACTGGCAGGCCAATATCGACCTGACGCATGTCACGCCGGAACTCGACATCTACGACAGCACCTGGCCCATCTGGACCTTCGCCGAAATCAAGCCGCCGGCAAAGTTCGTCCATGACGACGAGAATCGCCGCGGTTCGGCCACCTCCTCGCTGGTCTCGGGCGACTGCATCATCTCCGGCGCGTCTCTCAATCGCAGCATGCTCTTCACCGGCGTCCGCGTGAACTCGTTCTCCCGCCTCGACGGCGCGGTCATCCTCCCGAGCGTGAAGATCGGTCGCCACGCGCAGTTGAAGAACGTCGTCATCGACAGCCGTGTCGTCATTCCGGAAGGTCTCGTCGTCGGCGAGGATCCGGACCTCGACGCCAAGCGGTTCCGTCGCTCGGAAAACGGCATCTGCCTGATTACACAGCCGATGATCGACAAGCTGGGACTGTGAGGACGATGAACGTCCTTTCGGTCGCCTCCGAAGTCTTTCCGCTGATCAAGACCGGCGGCCTTGCCGACGTCGCGGGGGCTTTGCCCGCGGCGCTCAAGCCCCATGGCATCCGCATGCGCACGCTGCTGCCCGGCTATCCCGCCGTGATGGCGAAAATCGGAGAGACGACAAGGCTCGACGGCATCGACACGCTGTTCGGCCACCCCGCCGCGATTCTGGCTGCCGAACATGACGGTCTCGACCTTCTAGTGCTCGACGCGCCTGCGCTGTTCGACCGGCCAGGCGGGCCCTATCTCGACACCCAAGGGCTGGACCACACCGACAATTTCCGCCGCTTTGCCGCCTTGTCGCTGGCGGCAGCCGAGATCGCGCGCGGGATCTTGCCCGAATGGACGCCGGACCTTGTCCATTGCCATGACTGGCAGGCGGCACTCGCCCCGGTCTATATGCAGCATGGCGGTGCCGCCCATGTCCCGACCGTGCTGACCATCCACAATATCGCCTTTCGCGGCCAGTTTTCCGCCAGCACCTTTCCGGAACTCGCCCTCCCTTGGGGCGCCTTCTCGGTGCAGGGCGTCGAATATTACGGCGATGTCTCCTTCCTCAAGGGCGGCCTGATGGCGGCAACGGCCATCACCACCGTCAGCCCCTCCTATGCGCAGGAAATTCTGACCCCCGAATTCGGCATGGGCCTGCAAGGCGTTCTTGCCAGCCGCATTGCCGACCTGCATGGAATCGTCAACGGCATCGATACGGATGTATGGGACCCCGCCGCCGATCCGCACATCGCCGCAAACTATGCTTCAGCCAGCCTGAAGAAGCGGGCGGCCAACCGCGATGCCCTGCGCGAGCGCTTCGGCCTCGTGGCGACAGACGGTCCGCTCTTCTGCGTCGTCAGCCGGTTGACCGACCAGAAGGGCATGGACGTGCTCGCCGGTGTCGTGAACATGATCGTCGGGAATGGCGGTACGCTGGCCGTCCTCGGCTCTGGCGATCCGGCGCTCGAAGCCGCCTTCCGAACCGCGGCCGCCGTGCATCCCGGTCGCGTCGGCATCGTTGTCGGCTACGACGAACCGCTGTCGCACCTCATGCAGGCCGGCGCAGATGCCATCCTCGTGCCGTCACGCTTCGAGCCCTGCGGCCTGACACAGCTTTACGGCCTGCGCTATGGCTGCGTGCCGGTGGTCGCCCGCACCGGTGGCCTTGCCGACACGATCATCGATGCCAACGAGGCGGCGGTGGCGGCAAATGTTGCCACCGGCTTCCTCTTCTCCCCCGTCTCAGAGGAAAGCCTTCGGCTGGCACTCCGCCGCGTCTTTTCCCTGTGGCGCCAGCCAAAAATCTGGGCGCGCCTGCAAGCGCGCGGTATGAAATCCGATGTCTCCTGGGATATGAGTGCCACGCGCTATGCCGCGCTTTATGCCGGTCTTCTTGCGAAAGGTTGAATCATGACGAAAACCGTAAACACGACCCCCTACACCGACCAGAAACCCGGAACGTCGGGGCTTCGCAAGAAGGTGCCGGTGTTCCAGCAGCAGAACTACGCAGAGAACTTCATCCAGTCGATCTTCGACAGCCTCGAAGGCTTCGAGGGAAAGACGCTGGTCATCGGCGGCGACGGCCGGTTCTACAACCGCGAAGTCATCCAGATCGCCATCAAGATGGCGGCGGCAAACGGTTTCGGCCGCGTGCTCGTCGGCCGCGGCGGCATCCTCTCGACACCCGCCGCCTCGCACGTCATCCGCAAGTACGAAGCCTTCGGCGGCATCGTTCTCTCCGCCAGCCACAATCCGGGTGGCCCGACCGAAGACTTTGGCATCAAGTATAACATCGGCAATGGCGGTCCGGCACCGGAGAAGGTGACGGACGCGATCTACGCCCACACCAAGACCATCGAGCGCTACAAGATCGCCGATGTCGCGGACGTCAATCTCGACGCCGAAGGTGAGCAGGAGGTCGCGGGCATGACCGTGCAGGTCATCAACCCGGTCTCCGATTATGCCGAGCTGATGGAAACCCTGTTCGACTTCCCGGCCATCCGCGCGCACCTCGCCGGCGGCTTCCGCATCGTTTTCGACGCGATGAGCGCCGTCACAGGTCCTTATGCCAAGGAAATCCTCGAAAACCGTCTCGGTGCCGCCAAGGGCTCCGTGCTGAACTTCGTCCCCCTGCCCGACTTCGGCGGCCATCATCCGGACCCCAACCTCGTCCACGCCCGTGCGCTCTACGAGGAAATGATGGGTGACGACGCACCCGATTTCGGCGCAGCCTCGGACGGCGACGGCGACCGTAACCTCATCATCGGCAAGGGCATCTTCGTCACGCCCTCCGACAGCCTCGCCATGCTCGCAGCAAACGCGACGCTGGCGCCCGGCTACGCCAAGGGTCTTGCCGGCATCGCCCGCTCCATGCCGACCTCGGGTGCGGCCGACCGCGTGGCCGAAAAGCTCGGCATCGGCATCTATGAGACGCCGACTGGCTGGAAGTTCTTCGGCAATCTGCTCGACGCGGGTCTGGCGACGATCTGCGGCGAGGAAAGTGCGGGGACGGGCTCCAGCCACGTACGCGAGAAGGATGGTCTTTGGGCCGTGCTGCTCTGGCTGAACATTCTTGCCGTCCGCAAGGAAAGCGTCGTCGATATCGCCCGTGAGCACTGGACGACCTATGGCCGCAACTATTATTCGCGCCATGACTACGAAGAGGTGGATTCCGCTGCCGCCAACGGCCTGATGGATGCGCTGCGTGCGCAACTTGGCACGCTGCCTGGCCGCAAGCTCGGCGATCTCACGATCGAGACGGCCGACGATTTCTCCTATCACGATCCGGTCGATCAGTCCGTCAGCAACAATCAGGGCATCCGCATCCTGTTCGAAGGCGGCTCCCGCGTGGTCTTCCGCCTGTCGGGCACCGGCACGTCCGGCGCGACGCTGCGTGTCTACATCGAGCGCTTCGAACCAGACGCGACGAAGCACGACGTCGATACCCAGATCGCTCTCGCCGACCTGATCGAAGCCGCCGATACGCTGGCGGGCATCAAGGAGCGGACCGGGCGCACGGAGCCGACCGTCATCACCTGATCATCGGCCCGTCCGTAAGGTCACAGACGAAAAACGCCGCTTCGAAGCGGCGTTTTTTTATGAAATGAGATTGGATGTCTCAGCCTGCCGCTTTGACGCGCGCAAGACCTGCCCGGGCGGGCTCGTATTTCGGGTCGAGCTGCAAGGCATGGCCGTAGGAGCGCTGTGCCTTCGCCTTTTCGCCACGACGCTCGTAGACAAGCGCCTGATTGGCCCAGGATTCCGCGATCTTGCCGTTGAGATTGATGGCCGTGTTGAAATCGGCAAAGGCGTTATCGTCGTCGTTCTGGGCGACGTAGGAGATGCCACGGCCGTTATAGGGTTCCGGCGAACTCGGCGACAGCGAGATCGCGGTCGAGAAATCCTCGATCGCCTGCCCATGCTGGTTGCGTGCCTGATAGATCAAACCGCGATTATGGTAGGCGCGCGGATCGGTCGTGTCGTTCTCGATCGCCTTGTTGAAGTCGGCAAAGGCCTGATCCAGCCGACCGCTCTGGCGATAAAGATTGCCGCGGCCGATATAGGCGACGTCATAGCGTGGGTTGAGCTGCAGCGCAGAATTATAGTCGGCAAGCGCTTCGGCAAGATCGCCCATATTGCGCTCGACCAGCGCCCGGTTGGCATAAGCTTGGTAGAAGCGCGGGTTGAGCTCGATCGCCTTGTTGAAATCGGCCACCGCGCGGCGGAATTCGCCGGCGCGACCATAGGCCGAACCACGCACATTGTAGCCTTCGGGATCGCTCGGATTGCTGTTGATGACGCCCGACAGCGAGGCGATGTTCTGCTCGGAGCCCTGCGCCCGCTCGACCTGAAGCGTGCTGTCGTTCGAGGGATCCGTCTGGCAGGCCGTCAAAAGCAGGGCTGCTCCAAGCGCGGAGAGGACGCCAAGGCGGCTGGAGCGCTGCGTGCCTTTGCGGGATGCGTCCCGGCCGGCGAAACCCTCTGTCGTCACAGTCGATGTCAAGATCGATCCCTCAAATCAAGAATGCCTCAGGCACGTCACAGGCCCGCGGTCTCGCCCCGGCTGCAACGGTAACGCCGCAACAGGCGGTTCGTTCATGCAAGCGCCGCATCCACAGCAAATACGCGACGGACGCCGCATACGTCTAACGCAAAAAAGGCGGCGGCGTATGCATCGCCTCCGCCGTCACCATTCCCGGAGCAAGCGCCGATCAGCGTGCCTTCGCCGCAAACTTGGCAGCAGACTTCGGCATGGGCAACAGGCCTTCGCGCTGCGCCTGCTTGCGGGCCAGCTTGCGAACGCGGCTGATGCCTTCTGCTTTTTCGCGCGCGCGGCGCTGCGACGGCTTTTCATATGCCTCGCGGGCGCGCATCTCACGGAAGACGCCTTCGCGCTGCAGTTTCTTCTTCAGGGCGCGAAGCGCCTGGTCAACATTGTTGTCGCGAACGAGTACCTGCACGTGTTTACATTCCTTGATATCGAGCCGAGACAAGCTCAGGCTGCTGTGTATGGGCCGAACCCGAGGCTGCGCTTGAGGCACCGCCGGACGGCATGGTCCGTTGATCGCAAGGGCTCGAGCGCTGCGATGATGGGCGGCAAGTAGCAGATCAATGCTGCAAAGTCCACCCGCGCCGGAGTGCGGCGTTGTTTCAGGGTATCTGGCACACAAAAATGACATCTCAAGGGGCCGATCCGCCTCAGTCGTGCCACGCAAAGCCCTTAATCGCCCGTTGATTAAATGAGTTGGCCGCTGTCACAGTTCTGCTTTTCAAACCCTGCAGTCCAGCCATTTTCGCAGTGTCGAAAGTGAGGGCCTGCCACGTCGCAAAATGGACGTTGCGACGCGTCTCGATTTGCGATGTGTTGGGCAGACGGATCGGGGCATCCCGAACAGGAGATGAGGCGAATGCGCAAATATTCGGTTTTTGCCGTGGCACGCGAAGCCATGCGGGCGCACAAGGGCTGGGAAGCGCAATGGGTCTCTCCCGAGCCGCGCGCCGCCTATGACGCGATCATCATCGGCGGCGGCGGACACGGCCTGGGGGCTGCCTATTACCTCGCCAAGGAGCATGGCATCACCAATGTCGCGGTGCTCGAAAAAGGCTGGCTCGGCGGCGGCAATACCGGCCGAAACACGACCATCATCCGGTCCAACTATCTCTATGACGAGAGCATGGACATCTACGAACATTCGCTGAAGCTCTGGGAAAACCTGTCGCAGGACCTGAACTACAACGTCATGTATTCGCCGCGCGGCGTCATGATGCTGTCGCACGGCATCCACGACCAGCAGGTTTTCAAGCGCCATATCCATGCCAACCGTCTCTACGGCATCGATAATGAGTGGCTCTCGCCCGAGCAGGCCAAGGAATTCTGTCCGCCGCTCGACATTTCCGCGTCCGCCCGCTTCCCCATCAACGGCGCCGCCTTGCAGCGCCGCGGCGGTACGGCGCGCCATGATGCGGTTGCCTGGGGCTATGCCCGCGCCGCCTCCGACCGCGGCGTCCATATCATCCAGAACTGCGAGGTTACCGGCATCCGCCGTGGGCCTGACGGTGCCGTGACGGGTGTCGACACCAATCGCGGCTTCATCGGCGCAAAGAAAATCGGCGTCTCCGCCTCGGGCCACAACTCCGTCATCATGGCCATGGCCGGCGTCCGCGTGCCGCTGCATTCCGTGCCGTTGCAGGCGTTGGTGTCGGAACCGCTGAAGCCGATCTTCCCCTGCGTCGTCATGTCGAACACGGTGCATGCCTATATCTCGCAGTCCGACAAGGGCGAACTCGTGATCGGCGCCGGCACCGACCAATACAATTCCTATTCCCAGACCGGCGGCCTGCAGATCATCACCCATACGCTTGATGCGATCTGCGAACTGTTCCCCATCTTCCGCCGCGTCAAGATGATGCGCCAGTGGGGCGGGATCACCGACAACACGCCGGACCGCTCGGCCATTCAGGGCGTCACGCCCGTGCCGAACCTCTTCGTCAATTGCGGCTGGGGCACGGGCGGCTTCAAGGCGACGCCGGGTTCGGCAAACCTGTTCGCCCACCTCATTGCCAAGGGCGAGCCGCACCGGCTGGCGGCAGGCCTGACGCTCGATCGCTTCCGCACCGGACGCCTGATCGACGAGGCGGCAGCCGCGGCCGTGGCGCACTGAGGATGGCCGCCCCCGCTCGCTCTTGCCGTCGCCTGTCCCATCCCGCATCAGGAACACGCCCATGCTTTTGATCCATTGCCCCTATTGCGAGGAAGAGCGCTCCGAACTCGAGTTTCGCGCAGCCGGTGACGCCCATATCGCCCGGCCGGAAAACATCGCGTCCATTTCCGACGAGGAATTTCAGGAATATTTCTTCCTGCGGGACAACCCCAAGGGCCTGATCTTCGAGCGCTGGCGTCACATTGCCGGCTGCGGCCGGTTCTTCAACGCGGCACGCGACACCGTCAGCGACCGGTTCCTGAAGACCTACAAGGCGGGCGAGCCGAAGCCTTCGCTGCCGATTGCCGCCATGACCGACGAGACCGTCGTCGAAACCTACGAAGCCACGGAAGGACGCGCGGAATGAGCGGCGCCAATCGGACGGTAAAAGCCGACAACACGGGTGGAGCGAACCGCATCCCCGGCAAGGGGCGCCTGACGCCTGCGAAAACGGCGCGCTTCAACTTCGACGGCCGCACCTATCAGGGCCTTCAGGGCGATACGGTCGCCTCGGCGCTGATCGCCAACGGCGTCCATCTCGTCGGCCGCTCGTTCAAGTACCACCGCCCGCGCGGCATCGTCTCGGCCGGCCCGGAAGAGCCGAACGCGCTGATCGACGTGATGCGCGACAATGCCCGCCGCCAGCCGAATGTACGCGCCACCGTTCAGGAGGTTTTCGACGGCATGACCGTGGCGTCGCAGAACCGCTACCCGTCGCTCACCTTCGACGTCGGCGGCATCAACAACATCCTGGCGCCCTTCTTCGCCGCCGGCTTCTACTACAAGACCTTCATGTGGCCGAAGCAGGCCTGGAAGAACATCTACGAGCCCCGCATCCGCGCCGCAGCCGGCCTCGGCGTGTCGCCGACAGAAGAAGACACGGACGAATATGCCAGCCGCTACGCCCATTGCGACGTGCTGGTCATGGGCGCAG
It encodes:
- the glgC gene encoding glucose-1-phosphate adenylyltransferase — translated: MMEKRIQPLARDAMAYVLAGGRGSRLKELTDRRAKPAVYFGGKARIIDFALSNAMNSGIRRIGVATQYKAHSLIRHLQNGWNFFRPERNESFDILPASQRVSETQWYEGTADAVYQNIDIIEDHGVEYMVILAGDHIYKMDYELMLQQHVDSGADVTIGCLEVPRMEATGFGVMHVDDKDRIIAFVEKPSDPPGIPGNPEMALASMGIYVFHTKFLMDILRRDAADPTSSRDFGKDIIPYIVQHGKAIAHRFNESCVRSDFEREAYWRDVGTIDAYWQANIDLTHVTPELDIYDSTWPIWTFAEIKPPAKFVHDDENRRGSATSSLVSGDCIISGASLNRSMLFTGVRVNSFSRLDGAVILPSVKIGRHAQLKNVVIDSRVVIPEGLVVGEDPDLDAKRFRRSENGICLITQPMIDKLGL
- the glgA gene encoding glycogen synthase GlgA, which codes for MNVLSVASEVFPLIKTGGLADVAGALPAALKPHGIRMRTLLPGYPAVMAKIGETTRLDGIDTLFGHPAAILAAEHDGLDLLVLDAPALFDRPGGPYLDTQGLDHTDNFRRFAALSLAAAEIARGILPEWTPDLVHCHDWQAALAPVYMQHGGAAHVPTVLTIHNIAFRGQFSASTFPELALPWGAFSVQGVEYYGDVSFLKGGLMAATAITTVSPSYAQEILTPEFGMGLQGVLASRIADLHGIVNGIDTDVWDPAADPHIAANYASASLKKRAANRDALRERFGLVATDGPLFCVVSRLTDQKGMDVLAGVVNMIVGNGGTLAVLGSGDPALEAAFRTAAAVHPGRVGIVVGYDEPLSHLMQAGADAILVPSRFEPCGLTQLYGLRYGCVPVVARTGGLADTIIDANEAAVAANVATGFLFSPVSEESLRLALRRVFSLWRQPKIWARLQARGMKSDVSWDMSATRYAALYAGLLAKG
- a CDS encoding alpha-D-glucose phosphate-specific phosphoglucomutase; this translates as MTKTVNTTPYTDQKPGTSGLRKKVPVFQQQNYAENFIQSIFDSLEGFEGKTLVIGGDGRFYNREVIQIAIKMAAANGFGRVLVGRGGILSTPAASHVIRKYEAFGGIVLSASHNPGGPTEDFGIKYNIGNGGPAPEKVTDAIYAHTKTIERYKIADVADVNLDAEGEQEVAGMTVQVINPVSDYAELMETLFDFPAIRAHLAGGFRIVFDAMSAVTGPYAKEILENRLGAAKGSVLNFVPLPDFGGHHPDPNLVHARALYEEMMGDDAPDFGAASDGDGDRNLIIGKGIFVTPSDSLAMLAANATLAPGYAKGLAGIARSMPTSGAADRVAEKLGIGIYETPTGWKFFGNLLDAGLATICGEESAGTGSSHVREKDGLWAVLLWLNILAVRKESVVDIAREHWTTYGRNYYSRHDYEEVDSAAANGLMDALRAQLGTLPGRKLGDLTIETADDFSYHDPVDQSVSNNQGIRILFEGGSRVVFRLSGTGTSGATLRVYIERFEPDATKHDVDTQIALADLIEAADTLAGIKERTGRTEPTVIT
- a CDS encoding tetratricopeptide repeat protein — protein: MTSTVTTEGFAGRDASRKGTQRSSRLGVLSALGAALLLTACQTDPSNDSTLQVERAQGSEQNIASLSGVINSNPSDPEGYNVRGSAYGRAGEFRRAVADFNKAIELNPRFYQAYANRALVERNMGDLAEALADYNSALQLNPRYDVAYIGRGNLYRQSGRLDQAFADFNKAIENDTTDPRAYHNRGLIYQARNQHGQAIEDFSTAISLSPSSPEPYNGRGISYVAQNDDDNAFADFNTAINLNGKIAESWANQALVYERRGEKAKAQRSYGHALQLDPKYEPARAGLARVKAAG
- the rpsU gene encoding 30S ribosomal protein S21; protein product: MQVLVRDNNVDQALRALKKKLQREGVFREMRAREAYEKPSQRRAREKAEGISRVRKLARKQAQREGLLPMPKSAAKFAAKAR
- a CDS encoding sarcosine oxidase subunit beta family protein, with amino-acid sequence MRKYSVFAVAREAMRAHKGWEAQWVSPEPRAAYDAIIIGGGGHGLGAAYYLAKEHGITNVAVLEKGWLGGGNTGRNTTIIRSNYLYDESMDIYEHSLKLWENLSQDLNYNVMYSPRGVMMLSHGIHDQQVFKRHIHANRLYGIDNEWLSPEQAKEFCPPLDISASARFPINGAALQRRGGTARHDAVAWGYARAASDRGVHIIQNCEVTGIRRGPDGAVTGVDTNRGFIGAKKIGVSASGHNSVIMAMAGVRVPLHSVPLQALVSEPLKPIFPCVVMSNTVHAYISQSDKGELVIGAGTDQYNSYSQTGGLQIITHTLDAICELFPIFRRVKMMRQWGGITDNTPDRSAIQGVTPVPNLFVNCGWGTGGFKATPGSANLFAHLIAKGEPHRLAAGLTLDRFRTGRLIDEAAAAAVAH
- a CDS encoding sarcosine oxidase subunit delta, giving the protein MLLIHCPYCEEERSELEFRAAGDAHIARPENIASISDEEFQEYFFLRDNPKGLIFERWRHIAGCGRFFNAARDTVSDRFLKTYKAGEPKPSLPIAAMTDETVVETYEATEGRAE